A genome region from Nocardia sp. NBC_00565 includes the following:
- a CDS encoding WXG100 family type VII secretion target — MPDHVSDAGQYVQRTAQTLVNGVRSADADVQGLMTSWKGTAATAYSTGWEETRDGALQVLEALNTMAELLGVVGVEYTGTDTTNATGLRQSSLDLP; from the coding sequence GTGCCTGACCATGTTTCGGATGCCGGACAGTATGTGCAGCGGACCGCGCAAACTCTCGTCAACGGTGTGCGGTCGGCCGACGCAGACGTGCAGGGGCTGATGACGAGCTGGAAAGGTACTGCGGCCACCGCCTATTCGACGGGGTGGGAGGAGACCCGGGACGGCGCCTTGCAGGTGCTCGAGGCCCTGAACACCATGGCTGAGCTGCTCGGTGTGGTAGGTGTCGAATACACCGGCACCGACACCACCAACGCCACCGGGCTGCGGCAATCCTCACTGGATCTCCCGTAG
- a CDS encoding WXG100 family type VII secretion target — MRYQVDLDHLDDVTARIGGLNDFLRESLREIDERMAVMQQSWNGHAADKQAEAHQEWATAAQEVREGIEAMQAAARTAHTAYNDAVTENLRALGRT, encoded by the coding sequence ATGAGGTATCAGGTCGATCTCGACCACCTGGACGACGTAACCGCCCGCATCGGCGGACTGAACGACTTCCTACGGGAATCCCTGCGCGAGATCGATGAACGCATGGCCGTAATGCAACAGAGCTGGAACGGCCACGCCGCCGACAAGCAAGCCGAAGCGCATCAAGAATGGGCTACTGCGGCGCAGGAAGTACGGGAGGGAATCGAGGCCATGCAGGCCGCAGCCCGCACAGCGCACACCGCCTACAACGACGCGGTAACCGAGAACCTGCGCGCTCTGGGACGCACGTGA